Proteins from a genomic interval of Prochlorothrix hollandica PCC 9006 = CALU 1027:
- a CDS encoding thiamine pyrophosphate-binding protein — MTQTAPVSSPQAADPSPRTMSDLLVDYLELFGVEHVFGVPGGHITRLYEALAISEQRGGPRSIITRHETGAMFMAAGYARETGKLGACCATTGPGASNLVTGVVTSSADHCPVLIISGQSALKFAGRGALQESSPHLRYPDNADSLSMLHSSTRYSDLVSNADQLEHKLAAALTAAMRPLRGPVHLSIPPEVLNAPAPDAIAYPNLANLLMAPQSFVDQVALDKLWERLQTVLGAGQKVVIYVGHECGPVREELAAFATLIDAALITTQRGKTWVDPYHPQSRGVFGGWGHSTAREALSDPAVGLILAVGTAMGQLATALWDPVLLNDRLVHIHHADTYFARTPMAAIQVCGTLSRVFATLIDRVKAQYHHSLEATTPPPNGHAVPHGYPPAQITIKGLEAYDSEAVPLKPQRLVRELSDRCPPATRFVIDNGNCLSWSVHFMFSRQMENYRWSLGQPSMGWAVGTAVGVALALPKTPVVCLVGDGSYLMYGQEITVAVEEGLPVIFVLLNDQAYGMIKHRHRQTSKHPQDYLIRTPIDFALMAQAVGAQSYTVRTAQELISLDYGEMCSRSGPTLLDVYIDPEEAPPLGVA, encoded by the coding sequence ATGACTCAGACCGCCCCCGTGTCCAGTCCCCAGGCCGCTGACCCCTCCCCCCGCACCATGTCCGATCTCTTGGTGGACTACTTGGAACTGTTTGGGGTGGAGCATGTGTTTGGGGTGCCCGGTGGTCACATCACCCGCCTCTATGAAGCCCTGGCCATCAGCGAGCAACGGGGGGGACCCCGATCGATCATCACCCGTCACGAAACAGGGGCCATGTTTATGGCGGCGGGGTATGCGCGGGAAACGGGGAAATTGGGAGCCTGTTGTGCCACCACGGGTCCAGGGGCCAGTAACTTGGTGACGGGGGTGGTCACCAGCAGCGCCGATCATTGCCCCGTGCTGATCATTAGCGGCCAGTCTGCCCTGAAATTTGCGGGACGGGGTGCCCTCCAGGAATCATCTCCCCATTTGCGCTACCCCGATAACGCGGATTCCCTGAGTATGCTCCACTCCTCTACCCGCTACAGCGATCTGGTGTCCAACGCCGATCAACTGGAACATAAGCTAGCGGCAGCCCTCACGGCGGCTATGCGGCCCCTGCGGGGTCCCGTTCACCTCAGCATTCCCCCGGAGGTGCTCAATGCGCCAGCTCCCGACGCGATCGCCTACCCCAACTTGGCCAACTTGCTCATGGCTCCCCAGTCCTTTGTGGATCAAGTAGCCCTAGATAAGTTATGGGAGCGGTTGCAAACTGTGCTAGGGGCAGGCCAAAAGGTGGTGATTTATGTCGGCCATGAGTGTGGCCCGGTGCGGGAGGAATTAGCCGCCTTTGCCACCTTGATCGATGCAGCGTTGATTACCACCCAGCGGGGTAAAACCTGGGTTGATCCCTACCATCCCCAGTCCCGGGGTGTTTTTGGGGGCTGGGGCCACTCCACGGCGCGGGAAGCCCTCAGTGATCCGGCGGTGGGGCTGATTTTGGCGGTGGGGACCGCCATGGGCCAGTTAGCCACAGCGTTGTGGGATCCGGTGTTGCTCAACGATCGCCTGGTGCATATTCACCATGCAGACACCTACTTTGCCCGAACCCCCATGGCGGCGATCCAGGTCTGCGGCACCTTGTCACGGGTGTTTGCCACGTTGATCGATCGGGTCAAAGCCCAGTATCACCACAGCCTGGAAGCCACCACGCCCCCCCCCAATGGTCACGCTGTGCCCCATGGTTATCCCCCGGCCCAAATCACCATTAAGGGGCTGGAAGCCTACGACAGTGAAGCGGTGCCCCTCAAGCCCCAGCGCCTGGTGCGGGAACTGAGCGATCGCTGCCCCCCTGCAACCCGCTTTGTCATTGATAACGGCAATTGCTTATCTTGGTCTGTCCATTTCATGTTTTCCCGCCAGATGGAAAACTATCGCTGGTCCTTAGGCCAACCCTCCATGGGCTGGGCCGTGGGGACGGCAGTGGGAGTGGCCTTAGCCCTGCCCAAAACTCCGGTGGTCTGTTTGGTGGGGGATGGCAGCTATCTCATGTATGGCCAGGAAATTACGGTGGCGGTGGAAGAGGGACTGCCGGTGATTTTTGTGCTGCTCAATGACCAAGCCTATGGCATGATCAAGCACCGCCACCGCCAAACCAGCAAACACCCCCAGGATTACCTGATCCGAACCCCCATCGATTTTGCCCTGATGGCCCAGGCGGTGGGTGCCCAGAGTTATACGGTGCGCACTGCCCAGGAGTTGATCAGTCTGGATTATGGGGAGATGTGTTCCCGATCGGGTCCGACCCTCTTGGATGTTTATATCGATCCCGAAGAAGCACCCCCCTTGGGCGTTGCCTAG
- a CDS encoding sulfotransferase domain-containing protein — translation MTYPVVETSRVLVNSLPKSGTHLLSNTMELFGYQDYFSSDGYHHENPRFFTAREVKRALGPDGETANVAAEGQKFCIGPVAAYPLAVATLRQWLTVVPLQRYVLGHIPWSAGLGELLAETHYHHIFIIRDPRAVFVSRLRYILDPGAARDLYDDRKHFLENDVTDLSHADRVEFLLQGGDAQQAGVAIRSYGDAYRSALAWTQDPRCLVVRFEDLVGEQGGGSTEAQRQTTERIAAHLGLPLDGELAAKLDRIYDPTARTFKSGKIDGWKTVLEGESLERLLAYCAPLCEEAGYAP, via the coding sequence ATGACCTATCCTGTTGTCGAAACAAGCCGCGTTTTAGTCAATTCCCTGCCTAAAAGTGGCACCCATCTGCTGTCCAACACCATGGAGCTATTTGGCTATCAGGATTACTTCAGCAGTGACGGTTACCACCACGAAAACCCCCGGTTTTTCACGGCACGGGAAGTGAAACGCGCCCTCGGCCCAGACGGAGAAACTGCCAATGTTGCGGCTGAGGGGCAGAAATTTTGTATTGGTCCTGTGGCTGCGTATCCCTTGGCGGTGGCAACTCTGCGCCAGTGGCTGACGGTGGTGCCCCTCCAGCGCTATGTCTTGGGTCATATTCCCTGGTCTGCGGGCTTGGGGGAACTGTTGGCAGAGACCCACTATCACCACATTTTCATCATTCGGGATCCCCGTGCGGTGTTTGTGTCCCGGCTGCGCTACATCCTGGATCCGGGGGCGGCGCGGGATCTTTATGACGATCGCAAGCATTTCCTGGAAAACGATGTGACGGATCTCTCCCACGCCGATCGGGTTGAGTTTTTGCTCCAGGGGGGGGATGCCCAGCAAGCGGGGGTGGCCATTCGTAGCTATGGCGATGCCTATCGATCGGCCCTGGCCTGGACCCAGGATCCCCGCTGTTTGGTGGTGCGTTTTGAAGATCTGGTGGGGGAACAAGGGGGGGGCAGCACGGAAGCCCAACGCCAGACCACCGAACGCATTGCGGCCCACTTGGGTTTACCCCTGGATGGGGAACTGGCGGCTAAGCTCGATCGCATCTATGACCCCACGGCCCGCACCTTCAAAAGTGGCAAAATTGACGGTTGGAAAACGGTTTTGGAGGGGGAAAGCCTGGAGCGGCTGTTGGCCTATTGCGCTCCCCTCTGTGAGGAAGCAGGTTACGCCCCTTAG
- the pdxA gene encoding 4-hydroxythreonine-4-phosphate dehydrogenase PdxA: MTAPRLIIPMGDPAGIGAEVTLKALGQGTPFQGQPCSITLVGDRQLWQDTHQQLLNQGQIAADPGNFPILHQPLPSPIHPGHPSAASGAASFAALAVAIDETLQGKADAIVTAPIAKSAWKMAGHLYPGQTEVLGQRAGVENVGMLFVARSPHTGWQLRTLLATTHIPLAQVPQTLTPALMTQKLDLLLQCLHQDFGLRHPRLAIAGLNPHSGEEGQLGREEQDWLRPWLGQMAQRHPQAHLEGPVPPDTLWVQPGRAWWEPGQEGHDGYLALYHDQGLIPVKLLAFDRAVNTSIGLPFVRTSPDHGTAFDIAGQGKASPSSMEAAIALALDLVHQRRSTSP, encoded by the coding sequence ATGACTGCCCCCCGCCTCATCATTCCCATGGGTGATCCCGCTGGCATTGGTGCCGAAGTGACCCTCAAAGCCCTTGGTCAGGGCACCCCATTCCAGGGTCAGCCTTGCTCCATTACCCTGGTGGGCGATCGCCAGCTCTGGCAAGACACCCATCAACAGTTGCTCAACCAGGGCCAGATCGCCGCCGATCCGGGCAACTTTCCCATCCTGCACCAGCCCCTGCCCAGCCCCATCCACCCCGGCCACCCCAGCGCCGCCAGTGGTGCCGCCAGTTTTGCAGCCCTGGCCGTAGCCATTGACGAAACCCTCCAGGGCAAAGCAGATGCCATTGTCACCGCGCCCATTGCCAAATCCGCCTGGAAAATGGCGGGCCATCTCTATCCCGGCCAAACGGAGGTGCTGGGGCAACGGGCCGGAGTCGAGAACGTAGGGATGTTATTTGTGGCCCGATCGCCCCACACTGGCTGGCAACTGCGCACCCTCCTGGCTACTACCCACATTCCCCTGGCCCAGGTGCCCCAAACCCTCACCCCCGCCCTGATGACCCAGAAGCTGGATCTGCTGCTCCAGTGCCTGCACCAGGATTTCGGCCTCCGTCACCCCCGCCTTGCCATCGCAGGACTCAACCCCCACAGCGGCGAGGAGGGCCAACTGGGACGGGAGGAACAGGACTGGTTGCGGCCTTGGCTGGGGCAGATGGCCCAACGCCACCCCCAGGCTCATCTGGAGGGACCGGTGCCGCCGGATACCCTGTGGGTTCAACCGGGGCGGGCTTGGTGGGAACCAGGCCAGGAAGGCCATGATGGCTATTTGGCCCTCTACCATGATCAGGGGTTAATTCCGGTGAAATTGCTGGCCTTCGATCGGGCCGTGAACACGTCCATCGGCCTGCCCTTTGTGCGCACCTCCCCGGACCATGGCACCGCCTTTGATATCGCAGGCCAAGGCAAAGCTAGCCCCAGCAGCATGGAGGCCGCGATCGCCCTGGCCCTGGACCTAGTTCACCAACGGCGATCGACCTCTCCCTAA